The window tatatattaagaatttagctctattttttaaagaatatatctcataatttaaattttaaatttaatttgatttaacaaataatccaaaaaaatgATTTCTTGATTATTTCAATATGCTCtctattcagcaaaaaaaatctcaatataCTCTCTTTtcaatctttatatatatatatatacttcattTTCTAAACCACTTATCTCTTTGAGCCTACTTTTTTCATCtttactattaaaataattttcaataacttttttaaaaaattataattaaaatatatctcgtatcacaatataaattatttgttataattcaaaatataatcatatatcaaacaaatatttatacattataaattttacgtATATATTTTCTCCACATGTTTTACCagttaaaatactaattaaattttaaaaaaggtaaTGTAATAACGCccacaatttcaaaaaaaaaaatgaactaagaTTTTTGTCCGGAAGAAACGTTACTAGTAGTATTTTAAGGGAAACGTGACAAGTTATTAGTACAGTCATTAAAGAAGCATGCATAGCAATTAGCATAGGTAAAACGTGGGAATGAATAGGATGAGACGAGATGATAGCAATGAACGACGTCGTGTGAACCCCCCAAACAAACCGTACCACACGTATCTTCCATTATTATAAATCGAATCCAGCTCCCATTTTTCTCCTCCTCTCCTTTCTCCTAGCTCCACCTCCcttcatttctctctctctctctctcaggtttttttttctctctctctctctaacatGTTATTTTGTTCTAGATCGAACCATGTTTTAAATATCATAGTTTCTTCAAAATTTTGGCAAAGTTGTGTCTTTTGGTTTGGAGTCTCAAACATAACATGTTTCCTAGGACAGATCTTTCCACACGTTACTATgttgttgtcttttttttttttttttttaaatgttgggAAAACGTGTGTTTTTTTTGGTGGGGATTGGAGATTTATTTCGAAGGCCTCTTTTTGGGTCCTAGGTTTTGGGTGCTTTTTGAAAATGGAGGCATTGGGTTTTTGTGGGTTAAGTTGACCTAAATGTTGGTTTTTTGAGGTGTGCCATCATGGGTCTCTTTGACCTGGAAAAtgaagtttgaaattttttcatGCTTTGAGCTCAGATTTGATGGTTATTTGTGAAAATTCGTTGAACCCTTATCTGctggttttgaaaaattgtaCAAGAGTGAAATGGGTTGCGGAATTATAATTTTCCAATGTTTTGTGTTTAGGCTGAATGAATCTGTTTGCGTATTGGAGTAGTAGTGTTACAATTTTTTAGATCATGCTCTTAATTTCTTTGTTAATAAGAAACTTttacatgtgtgtgtgtgtgtgtgacatTATATCAGAATAATTTTGTTGTATAGATTGGGGATGGTGTTACAATTCTTAAGGTCATGCTCTCAATTTGGGCATGTTCTGagtataactttattttattttgttgtataGGCGTTCTACTGTGGAAAAAAGGTGATTTTGAAGATGAACTGTTATGGTCTTCAGCAGAACGCCTTTGCAGCCTGTGAAGAGATGAGAGGCTCTGTGAATTTCGTTGATCAGAAGGAGCCTGTCATTTGCCCTAAGCCGCGCCGAGTTGGGGTTGCATCTAACATGCCTACGAGGCATTTCAGATGGCATTTCAAGTAATTTATTGGAATCCATTGCATCCCTTTTGAGTTTTGTTgacattaatttgtttttgaagcCTCTCAATGTCTGATCTGTTGTGTGTTTCAATATTTCTTGTAGTCCACAGGCTGAGGGTTCTGACACAAAAGCTGGGGCAGAACTATTAGAGATAATGTTTAAGAAGGTAAGCCATGACTTTATGACAAATTTCTCTAGTGTGTATTTAAGCCTAGGAAGTTATATGTCAATTAGGATAGTCTTGGCACCATggtaatgtataaatttttagtGTGATGCATGCTTTGCTTCTTTTGTTAGACATTTGATTTATTtgaatcaaggttttaaaaaatggtttgctaccatgattttagcctttatgTCAAGGTTTTTGGACTTTTTGCAATTGCAATTGTGGCTACATTGGCTGCATTTGCCTGCAATGTTCAAAATCGTGCTGAAACCCTGACTagaatttaaaaccttgatttgAAACTTTGGAATGGTTTTAATTTGAAACTTTGTAGAGGCATATAGTTTTACATGAGAATATGGTTATTATTGAGGggtatttttgataaatttcatAGATCATAGATTGAGATTTTGGTGTAATGAATGTTCTCTCTCGTATATAACTTTGACTTATGAAATGGTATGCTTATATAAACAGGAGAGTCATGGGCAGGAATATGCAAATCAGGTAGCTTCATCTCCTCCATTTTTTTGCGGGTCTCCTCCAGTCCGGGCTGCAAATCCCTTGGTCCAGGATGCTCATTTTGGTGATGAAAAACATTGTCCGTCATTATTAATTTCATCGCCGTCGGGTTTACTATCTCCATCTTCGGCGTCACGCAAAGGAGGGTGTGTTAGGATGACTTTCGGACTTAAACCTGCTGCAGTTAGAGTAGAGGGATTTGATTGCCTCAACAAGGATTGCCAGAATTCTAGAATCACTGTTGTTGCTTAAACTCCATTCAGAGAATTGTACATAGAGGAAGCTGAGTGTGACTGCTTATAAAAATGACTTGACTCAACTAGGATGAATATCTTTGAGTAGGTTGAGGGAAATGCTGAGGAAGCAAACCTTGTGTTCTTGAGAAGGTTTGATGTGTAAAGAGACCATGTTATTTTTGTAATGCAAGGTTGGATCTGagtgttttctaatttttttttaggtcATCACCACTAGAATGTCCTGTATAGAGAGTTGGTGATTTTGGTTATCAATCTTGTGAATATGTTTAGCTAAATTTAAACGcatatttattgtatttaatgaaattaaactggtatttatattttataatgagAAATGCCATTTCTAACCCTTGTTTAAAGCTTGGTGTGGAATATTGTGATTATAGGAAAAGTAACAGTGCTTTGTTTCAAGACCATTgacaatcaattattttttagattagtATGTatggtttagtttaatttaggTTAGAGAATTgaccatttttttaaagttctttTATGAAGATGAATcttgaaagaaataaatgattattttttaaaaatttattgaatcaaATATTGCAATTCTTAGTTGTggaaaattttcttttggaaCGAGGAGTGACTTGGGATGATTGTTTTGAAAGGAAGTCATTGTGAGATTGTTGTATCTCTGCTTATTATGAttgttttcaaaggaagtgtttCCAAGATTGTTatgtctctctctttttttttacacaatgtTATGTTCGGTAttgtttgttttagttttttagcTTCTCTTTTCAAAAGTAATTGCTCTTTTAATCAAAGTATTTTGtgccaaaaatatttttggcctgattttaaatattaattgctTTGGAAGTACAGAGTTTCCCTAAAGTTTTATGATAccacatttttatatataagattaaaaattaaattttagttaacaTGTTCAAGAAATTTAACTAAATTCTATTGGCTCTTCTAATTAGTTCATATAGAAGCTtcgtttttaaactttattaattagaaagtattgtaattttaatctttatttcaaaatattttttttattaaaaaaatatttaattaaagaatattataaagTATTAATAACCAACATAATTTGTTTCAAACGTTggagattttgattttgataattaacttaatttgtttttgaatgtTAGAGATTTGTTAactaataatatttgttttgaccatttaaaacaaattaattgataatatttttcaacTGTGATTTTATCGTATATTTGTttgcaacaaaaaattatttttattttaaagacttttatttttaaattatgtctaACTTAATTTCTCTGGTTAGGAGAAGACTAGAGCAAATTCTATCTTAATCAAATGTTAGTCGCCAACAATAGATTGCGGTGTTATACTTGTATTGACAAGGGAGTTATGGTTGTTGGTTTAAGGAAGTCATGCGTGATGTGTAAGaatgaattattttgtgttgttcaaatcacgaaatattttttatttataatgattgtGGTTTATAAAGTTAGGAAACAAAGTAATGAATAATAATGGAAATAATCTGATActtaattattgtatttaaaaCATATCAAATCATATATTTCACGCACTGCTTCAAGTTGGAACATATATGTCATGCGAATAAAGCTTGCAAATGTGGTATACTAAATAGAAACAAGTAATGGGTCCAAGGGTGCGTAGGATAAGCATGGCACGATGGCAACCAACGAAGACCCATAGTGGCGACCGATGTTCACCCTCGAATAAAGCACACTTTGAGGTGGAAGGAGGTGATTCCAGTGCGACGCTTGTCGAAGATGCGTCATGCATTGTGTGCGTGAACTTCATGCACTGAAAAGGGTCCCGTGTGGGGTTGCGTGCGATGGTGTCTTGAGTTGGTTGCACACATAGATGTTGTGGCAGTGGTTGTTGGGAGGTGGAGACTCTGAGTGCTTGGTCACGCTGAAGATAGGAAGGCGCGACGACTGCTAATGGAGGCTTCTGGTAGCTTGTGGTATTGTTCATGCAAGAACGAAGGGACACTACACTGATAAAGAAACCAAAACTGGTTGGCGCACATAAGAAAGGAGAAAGGATTATCAAAAGAAGGGTGGCGAGCGCAAAGGTACACCAGAGACAATAGGTCCCCAATGGAGAATGACTTTTGTTATTCCTCTATCAAGAATAATATGCTCTAATACCATGTAAAACAATAGAAACAAAAGGAAGTTGAGTGAAAACTTGTCAAAGTACACAATGAGTTGCTTGTTTAAATAGATGTGCGATAATAATTACACATAATTAGAGGAGATTAAATTTCCCCTAAATTAGATCCTaacaaatcaatttataataaattatatatttattcctAATTTTCAACATTCTCCCTCAAGCAAAAGCTTACTAAAGAGAAATGAAAGGCGGTTTCAACTATGTGGTTGTGCCAGATAAATGATGGTCGACGGTAGCCAACGAAGGCCTGCAATGACAATGGAGACCAGTGTGACCCTCATAAAAAATGTGTCACATATTATCTACGTGAACtccatgcgccgaaaaaggtcCTTGCATGGGGTCGTGTGTGGCAATGTTTTGAGTTGGTTGCGCACGTGGACGACATGATGATCTTTGGCAATGGGTGACAATGGAAAAGGCATCGGGAAGTTT of the Glycine max cultivar Williams 82 chromosome 13, Glycine_max_v4.0, whole genome shotgun sequence genome contains:
- the LOC100305585 gene encoding uncharacterized protein LOC100305585 is translated as MNCYGLQQNAFAACEEMRGSVNFVDQKEPVICPKPRRVGVASNMPTRHFRWHFNPQAEGSDTKAGAELLEIMFKKESHGQEYANQVASSPPFFCGSPPVRAANPLVQDAHFGDEKHCPSLLISSPSGLLSPSSASRKGGCVRMTFGLKPAAVRVEGFDCLNKDCQNSRITVVA